Proteins from a genomic interval of Monomorium pharaonis isolate MP-MQ-018 unplaced genomic scaffold, ASM1337386v2 scaffold_515, whole genome shotgun sequence:
- the LOC118648564 gene encoding uncharacterized protein LOC118648564: MFGSRVTDLRVLCVCKYWVLCVCKKRVLCVYEKRVLCAYKKRVLCVYEKRVLCACRKRVLCACKNRVLCICRKRALCACKNRVLCACSKRVLCACKNRVLCACRKRVLCACKNRVLCACSKRVLCACKNRVLCACRKRVLCACKNQVLCTCKYWVLCPYKGWVLCICKDLVLCACID, from the exons ATGTTTGGTTCGCGAGTTACAGATTTGAGG GTACTGTGCGTTTGTAAATATTGGGTGCTGTGCGTCTGCAAGAAACGGGTGCTGTGCGTTTACGAGAAACGGGTGCTGTGCGCTTACAAGAAACGGGTGCTGTGCGTTTACGAGAAACGGGTGCTGTGCGCTTGTAGAAAACGGGTGCTGTGCGCTTGTAAAAATCGGGTGCTGTGCATTTGCAGAAAACGGGCGCTGTGCGCTTGTAAAAATCGGGTGCTGTGCGCTTGCAGTAAACGGGTGCTGTGCGCTTGTAAAAATCGGGTGCTGTGCGCTTGCAGAAAACGAGTGCTGTGCGCTTGTAAAAACCGGGTGCTGTGCGCTTGCAGTAAACGGGTGCTGTGCGCTTGTAAAAATCGAGTGCTGTGCGCTTGTAGAAAACGGGTGCTGTGCGCTTGTAAAAATCAGGTGCTGTGCACTTGTAAATATTGGGTGCTGTGCCCTTATAAAGGTTGGGTGCTTTGTATCTGCAAAGATCTGGTGCTGTGCGCTTGTATAGATTGA